AGTTTTTTTATTTATTTATCCTTATTTTTCACGAATAACTTCGATTTTGTAACCGTCAGGGTCAACAACAAAATAATAAGAAGGTGCAGTACCAGGTAATCCTTTTAAGTCGGTTACATTATAATTATCATTTTTTTGTTTTTCATGTAATGCTTCTAAGTCGCTTACTGCAATGGCGATGTGGCCATAGCCATCACCTAAATCATAAGCAGCGTGATCATAATTATAGGTCAATTCTAATTCATAATCATCCCCAGGTAAGCTCAAGTATACTAAGGTAAATTTATTTTCGGGAAAGTTGCGGCGGCTTTTTTCAACAAAGCCAAAAGCTCCTTTATAAAAGGCTAAAGATGCCTCTAAATCTTTGACACGTACACATGTATGGGCCATTTTCATAAAAAATCAGTCCTTTCTCCTTGATAAAGATATCTTATCATAGGCCTTTAGCTGTGATAAGAAATACGCTTTAACTTGTGAAAGTATCTGCATTTGGGTAAAATGAATGAAATGAAAAGTGGAGGTTACAAAATGGAACCAGTGTTTGGGAAAAAGGAGTCAGATAAGCCTTATAAAGCGCGTTATGGCGCTTATGTGGTAGTGAGTCGTAATGAAGGACAAGAAGTAATTTTGGTACAAGCCCCAAATGGCGCCTATTTTTTACCTGGCGGCGAAATTGAAGGAACAGAAAACCACGTGGAAGCGATAAATCGCGAAATGTTAGAAGAGCTTGGCTTTGAAGTGACAGTTGGAGCGTATTTAGGGGAAGCGGTAGAATATTTTTATTCCAGTCATCGCGATACATATTTTTATCATCCCGGTTATTTTTACGTTGTCGACAGTTGGGAGAAAGTCGCTGAGCCGACAGAAAAAACCAATAACCTGACTTGGGTAACAGCAGATGAAGCGATGCTATTATTAAAGCGCGGCAGTCATCGCTGGGCAGTCCAAAAGTGGATGAAAAAATCTAATTAATTAAAAAAAGAAACAGGCTTTAGCAGTTTTTTTCGACTGACTGAGGTCTGTTTTTTTATCTGTAATAAAAATATAATTTTTCTCGCAGGAAAATACAGATTTCGTAAGCTTTTTTTACTTGTGTTTTTCAAATAGATGTTTGTTTAGCTGGGAAAATTGTGTTTTTATTGGAATTTTCGGTATAATAGACGGAGTTGTCTTTTGACAGTGTAAATTTTTACCGTCTGAATTGTTACAAGAAAAAGGGTAGCAACAATTTAAGTTGCAAGAATTTTTAGGAGTAAAAGGAGAAAAAGATGTTGAAACGTTTTTTTAGTTATTATCGTCCGTATAAAAAACTGTTTATTTTGGACTTTAGTTGTGCAGTTTTAGCCGGGTTACTGGAGTTGGCTTTTCCGGTAGCCGTCAATGAAGTGATCGATAAAATTATGCCGCAAAAAGAATTTCGAATTATTTTGTTGGCTTGTTTGACCTTATTTTTATTTTATATTTTGAATACGATTTTGCAGTATATTGTTGTCTTTTTTGGTCATAAGTTAGGGGTCAATATTGAAACAGATATGCGGCGTGAATTATTTGCCCACCTTCAAAGTCAGCCTTACGCGTATTATGACAATCAAAAGACAGGGAAATTGATAAGTCGGCTGACGACAGATTTATTTGAAATCTCTGAAGTGGCTCATCATGGTCCAGAAGATATTTTTATTACGATTATGACATTGGCAGGCTCGTTTTTACTGATGCTACACACCCATGTAAAATTAGCAATCGCAACTTTTGCTTTATTGCCCCTCATTACAATCGCTTTGGTTTTCTTCAATAAAAAAATGACGAAAGTCAACACGCGCATTTACGAAAATCTTGGTGAATTTAACGCTGGGGTGGAGGCTTCTGTTAGTGGTATTCGCGTTACGCAATCTTTTGGCAACGAGGATTTTGAAGCAGCACGCTTTGGCGGTTTAAGTGAAGCTTATCGGCAATCAAAAATCTTATTTTATCGGGTAATGGCTGTTAGTTCAGCCTATAATTATTTGTTAATCCGTTTAATTAATTTATTTACTTTAATTTTTGGGTCTTATTATGTGATTCAAGGGCAGCTAACCAATGGGCAATTTGTCGGTTTCATTTTACTGGCAAATGTCTTTGTCAGACCCATTGAAAAAGTGAATACGATGATTGAAAGTTATCCCAAAGGAATTGCAGGGTTTAAGCGCCTGACAGAAGAATTGGATAAAAAGCCAAGCATTGTGGATTCAAAGAATGCTAGGGTCGTTAAGGATTTAAAAGGCGACATTTTATACCAGGATGTTTCTTTTTCTTACGCAGAAGCAGGCAAGGTTTTAGATCACATTAATTTGACAATTAAGCCAGGGGAAACAGTGGCTTTTGTTGGCCAAAGTGGTTCAGGCAAAACGACGCTTTGTAACTTGTTACCTCGCTTTTACGATGTAACAGAAGGGGCGGTAAAAATTGATGGGATAGATGTTCGGGATATGACTTTGAGTTCATTGCGAAGTCAAATTGGCATTGTGCAACAAGATGTTTTCTTATTTCCTGGCAGCATTAAAGAAAATATCGCTTACGGGCGTTTGGACGCAAGCGACAAGGAGATTATGACAGCAGCGAAATTGGCCCATTTGGATAGTGTTTTAGCCCAGATGCCTGAAGGAATTGAGACGCAAATCGGGGAGCGGGGCGTCAAATTATCTGGTGGTCAAAAACAACGGGTAGCGATTGCCCGGATGTTTTTAAAAAATCCACCCATTTTGATTTTAGATGAAGCAACATCAGCATTAGATACAGAAACCGAACAAGTCATTCAAGAGTCTTTAAACTCACTTTCAAAAGGGCGGACAACTTTAATCATTGCCCATCGCCTAGCGTCAATAAAACACGCAACTAGAATTGTGGTAGTCAGTCCAGCTGGTATCTTACAACAAGGTAGCCATGAAGAATTAATGGCTAAAGGCGGAGCTTACCGCGCATTGTATGAAGCCCAGTTTCGCAAATAGATAAAGAAAAGCCAGACAGCTAGAAAAGCTGAAGGAATCGGGCAGGTATGAGCCATAAGATCTAAATATGCTAAAGCGGGCAAATCACTTTTTTCTTAGGAGAAATTCATATTTACTTTATAAAAAAACAGCGCCAGACAAGTTATCAGGACTTGTTTGGGCACTGTTTTTTTTTGTCTAGCTGAATTTTTCGATTGCTTCTTTGACGCCATCTTCATCGTTTGAAGCCGTGGTGATGTAATCGGCAACGGCTTTCGTTTTATCGACGGCATTTTGCATCGCCACACCGACACCAGCATACTCTAACATGGCCATATCATTTTCATTGTCGCCAATAGCCATAACTTCTGCTTGTTGAATGTTTAAATGTTCTGCCAGTTTCGCAAGTGCAATTCCCTTATTGGCGCCTTTGTGTAAGATTTCCAAGTAAAAAGGGGCACTTTTGACAATATTGTATTGTTCTTTAAAATCAAGGGGGAGTTGGGTAATGGCGTGATCTAAAATTTCTGGTTCATCAATCATCATCATTTTAATCATGTCGTACTCATTTTTTACCATCTCATCGGAAGTGCGGTATTTAATTGGCATGTGCACCAATGTTGATTCGTGAACGGTGTAGGGACTAATATCACGATTAGCTGTAAAAATTGCATCCACACCAGATACGTGAAAATGAAGCCCGAGTTTTTGTGCCATATAATTTACTTTTAAGTAATCGTTTTTCGTTAGGCTGGCAGAGAAGACGGTATGTTGGGTGGCAACATTTTGCACCAATGAACCATTATAAGTAATGACATAATCGTCAGCACTTAATAAATCTAACGTATTCAAGTATTCTTTTACCCCTGGTAAAGGACGGCCAGTGCATAAAACGATTCGTACCCCTTTTTTCTTTGCGCTTTGTAAAGCGGCTTTCACACCGGTTGTTAATTGTCCTGCGCTGTTTAACAAGGTGCCGTCAATATCAATAGCGACTAGTTTAATACTCATGAAAAAAATTCCTCCTAAACAAATAGCTGTATTCTTTCAGCTGCTTAAATTGCCAAAAAGTGGCAAGATCCGCTTTCTATTCTACTAAAAGAAAGCCCCCTTTTCTAGTGGTGAGAGAAAAGGGAGGCAAGTTTGGTCTTATTATTCGACTAATTCGCCATTTTTGATATGGCGGGCAAACGCTGCATACGTATCACTAAAAAGATCGTAATTATTTTGCAAGGAGCGATCTACCATTTCTTTAGGGAAATAATAGCGGTGATCGCCAGTTTTTTGTCCAGCGAGTGCTGCGACTAATTGGCTTACTTTTGAAAGTTCTACCAGAGTACCGTCATTTTGTTGCAATTCAATTTGCGTGCGGTGGACCCCTGATTTTGGTCGATAAAAGTCATAAGGTAAGTCATAGCTGGAATTAATCGCAGTATAGTATTTCGGATTATACCCGACTTCTTCCACCAGCTTGCATAGTTTTGTGATTAAGTCTTGTTGACCTTCTTTGAATTTTGCTGATTTTAATGGTTTTCTAGATAACCAGCGATTGGCTAAATCACTTAAAATAGCATCATCTTCGTCAACCCATTGAATAAAATAGGTAATTAAAACGCCATCGTCTAATTTTAAATAATCTGCTAGTGTAAAGTCTTCTTTTAAAAAAGGAATCAACAACTGGGAATGTTGCTGAAATACATCGGAATTTTCATTATATAATTCGTGGGCCCGATTTAATAAGTGTTCCAACAAAACTTCCATACTCCGGGAAACTTGGTGGAAATAAACTTGAACATACATTTGATAGCGACTGACGATATAGTCTTCGACCGCGTGCATCCCATTCATAGCAAAGGCAATCCCCCCTTCATAAGGGCGAATGACCCGTAAGATGCGGGTTAAATCAAAAGTGCCGTATTCGGTGCCGGTAAAATAAGCATCTCGTAATAAATAATCCATTCGATCGGCGTCAATTTGACTTGAAATCATTTGTACCACCTGCGGATTGGGATAATCATGGGTAATGACACTGGCGACTTTTTCTGGAAAACCAGGCGCAACCTTATTCAAAATTTGGTAAACCTCAGTTTCTGGCGAAGTGATAATTTCGACAGTGATCTTCTCATGATCTGTGTGGAAAATATGTTCAAAGGTGTGGGAAAAAGGACCGTGGCCCACATCGTGAAGCAGTGCCGCACATAAAGCGACCAAGCGTTCAGTATCATCCCAGCCGCCAGCACCAATTTTAGCAACAGAAAAATTTCGTTCAAAGATATCGCAGATGCGGCGGGTGATCTCGTAAACACCTAATGAATGGGAAAAGCGGCTATGCTCTGCCCCGTGGAAGGTAAAAGAAGACGTCCCCAATTGTTTCACGCGTCTTAGGCGCTGTACTTCTTTTGAGTTGATTAAATCCAAAACTACTTGATGTTGGACGTGAATATAATTATGAACGGGATCTCTAAATACTTTTTCAATTGGTAATTTTTGATCTTTATATAAGGTCATCATCGATTTACTCCTTTGTTTGATTTGGCAAAATTGTCTGAGGCTGCCCACTCTTTGGAAAAATTGATTTATAAGGAAGCAAGAATTTCATTACGGGCAATCATACGGCTTAGCTTTTCTGTATAGTCAGTTCTTTTTTTTGTTGCACGCAACCAATTCTGACTATCAACTTGAGTGATTTCTTCTTTGGTAAGTTGTGAAAAAGCATTTAAAAAGCGTGTTTTTGTTTGCTCAATCGTTAAATTATTTTTCATTACGGAACCGACAGTCGTCATACTTTCAGGATTTACCGGCGGATATCCGTCTTGTCCAAACTTCTCTGCTAAACTTGCACGATAAAAATCTTTAACCACTTGCCCACGCTCTTTTTGCGGGCCACTAACACTGAGATACATCATAATGGCGATACCGTCTTTAATTTTTCGTTGGGCGATACCGGCAATTTTTTTACCCGCGCAACTTAAGTCGTAAGTCCCCGGGCAATAAGAATCAAAAACTTCCCCAGTGGTAATCAAAAGCTCAGGAAAAGCGTGCTGTGTTAGTTGGAACATCTTCTCATAAGCAGAATCGGTCGTCTGTATATCGCGGGGAATAATAAGGGAAATATTTAAAATAGCAGGGTCACTAATGACGCCTAAACCACCAGCGCTGCGGACAACCGGTGGATAACCAGCCTGCTGTAGCGTTGTAACGCCAGCTTTTAAATGCGGCACCCGCGTATCTTTCATACCTAAAATCATGGTCTTTTCCAATTGCCAAAAATGCAATAGGGGCTGTTTTGTTTGACTGACATGTTCAATTAAGACGTCAGTTAAGGCAAAAGGCAATAGCGCCTGCTGATTGGGATAAATGGTTTGATCTAAACTTAAATTCATCGTCTAACTCCTAAATAACGCTTTTTTGTTACAGGTAAGTCTAATTTGGATAATCGTCTTACCCCGGGCGCTTTTTTGTTAAGCATTTCTAAATCACGTTTCCTTCATTATATACGAAAAAGCTCTGAAAAAATAACGGAAGGCCTTGAAATAGACGCAATGTTTGACAAAAAGGGTAAAACTGTGAAGAATGAAACTAAAGATGAAAAGCCTGCTTATAGTAAGCAGCACTTTTTGTGAGGATAGTGTGAAGTGGAGGATATAAAAATGGATTTAAAAAATGGCGTACCAGTTTCCATTCATTTGAAAACCAAAGTCAAACAACATGAAGAAATACAAGAATTTACTTTTGATTTACCAGGTCAGCTGGTAACCATTGGTGATAAGCTGTACATTCGTTATCAAGAAGTACAAGAAAGTGGCGAAGAAATTCCTGTTATTATTAAAATTATGCCAGATGGAACCGTGCAATTAACGCGATCTGGAGAAATGCGACTACGGCTAAAATTTGACTATAAGAAAAAATTAGAAACCAGCTACACAACACCTTATGGGGTGATGTATTTTGGGACGTTTACGCGTAATCTTCATGTTAGCTTGAAAGATCGCCCAATGTCTGGCACAATTTTTATTGACTATGATTTGTATATGGCCGATGAACGCGTAGGGGAATATCAGATCAGCTTAGATTTCACAGCATAATTTTGCGAAATAAATTGATTTTTTCAGTACATTTTTGTATGATAAAGCGTAGACTGCGAAAGGACGTGTCCTATTTTGGAAATTACAGTATTTGAAGGGGCAAACAAAAACGAGTTGTCCATGATTGAAGTGGCCCATGCGATTTTAGAGCAACGTGGCGACGTAATGGATTTTTCGGATTTAGTAAACCAAATCCAAACGTATTTGGGTAAATCAGATAGCGAGATTCGTGATTCATTGGCACAATTTTATACCGACTTAAACATTGACGGCAGCTTTATCTCATTAGGTGAAAACCGTTGGGGATTGCGTTCATGGTATGCCATTGACTCAATTGATGAAGAATTGTCTCATGGGCTTGATGAAGACGAAGAAGACACACCTCGTAAACGTAAACGTAAAAAGGTTAACGCCTTTATTAACGATGATGAGGATGCCATCGATTACAACGATGACGATCCAGAAGATGCCGATCCAGAAGATGAAGACGACAAAGAATTGTACGACGATGATGACGATGACGATGATGAAGAAATCTCTGCATATAACAGCGACTTACAAGAAATTGGCGCCGATGATAATTCTGATGACGAAGAAGAAGTACCCGGAAATATCGAAGAAGACTTAACCATTATCGACGATGACGATGATGATTTAGACGACTTTGATGACGAAGATGAAGACGAATAAAATTAAAAAATGCGAGGGTGAAGGTCAGATGACTTTCATCCTCGTTTTTTTTTAGTGTAGTGTCTTTACGCCTTTTTTTAGTGCTTGTGAAAAAAATCGTTTAATTTGCAAATCTTGGTTAAATACGAAATACTAAAAAAAAGGAGGGGCATATGGAAAATAAAAAAGACACCACCAACAACGAATTAGAGGATAAGAAAAAACAAGAAACTGTTTATGAAGACAAATTTTTTGAAAAAGGCCATCTCTGGTTAAAACTACGCACGATTATTTTAACTATTCTCGCCTGGTTGGGCGTAATTATACCCATTTATTGGACGCTCACTTCTACTTTGTTGCGCAATCATGTTAAAGTAAAAGCCGTTTGGAGTTATCAAGAAGGAATCGATACTTACTTCTTCTTATTAAAAGCTTTTGTCT
The DNA window shown above is from Enterococcus montenegrensis and carries:
- a CDS encoding HD domain-containing protein, which encodes MMTLYKDQKLPIEKVFRDPVHNYIHVQHQVVLDLINSKEVQRLRRVKQLGTSSFTFHGAEHSRFSHSLGVYEITRRICDIFERNFSVAKIGAGGWDDTERLVALCAALLHDVGHGPFSHTFEHIFHTDHEKITVEIITSPETEVYQILNKVAPGFPEKVASVITHDYPNPQVVQMISSQIDADRMDYLLRDAYFTGTEYGTFDLTRILRVIRPYEGGIAFAMNGMHAVEDYIVSRYQMYVQVYFHQVSRSMEVLLEHLLNRAHELYNENSDVFQQHSQLLIPFLKEDFTLADYLKLDDGVLITYFIQWVDEDDAILSDLANRWLSRKPLKSAKFKEGQQDLITKLCKLVEEVGYNPKYYTAINSSYDLPYDFYRPKSGVHRTQIELQQNDGTLVELSKVSQLVAALAGQKTGDHRYYFPKEMVDRSLQNNYDLFSDTYAAFARHIKNGELVE
- the rpoE gene encoding DNA-directed RNA polymerase subunit delta, translating into MEITVFEGANKNELSMIEVAHAILEQRGDVMDFSDLVNQIQTYLGKSDSEIRDSLAQFYTDLNIDGSFISLGENRWGLRSWYAIDSIDEELSHGLDEDEEDTPRKRKRKKVNAFINDDEDAIDYNDDDPEDADPEDEDDKELYDDDDDDDDEEISAYNSDLQEIGADDNSDDEEEVPGNIEEDLTIIDDDDDDLDDFDDEDEDE
- a CDS encoding NUDIX hydrolase, translating into MEPVFGKKESDKPYKARYGAYVVVSRNEGQEVILVQAPNGAYFLPGGEIEGTENHVEAINREMLEELGFEVTVGAYLGEAVEYFYSSHRDTYFYHPGYFYVVDSWEKVAEPTEKTNNLTWVTADEAMLLLKRGSHRWAVQKWMKKSN
- a CDS encoding lipoate--protein ligase family protein gives rise to the protein MNLSLDQTIYPNQQALLPFALTDVLIEHVSQTKQPLLHFWQLEKTMILGMKDTRVPHLKAGVTTLQQAGYPPVVRSAGGLGVISDPAILNISLIIPRDIQTTDSAYEKMFQLTQHAFPELLITTGEVFDSYCPGTYDLSCAGKKIAGIAQRKIKDGIAIMMYLSVSGPQKERGQVVKDFYRASLAEKFGQDGYPPVNPESMTTVGSVMKNNLTIEQTKTRFLNAFSQLTKEEITQVDSQNWLRATKKRTDYTEKLSRMIARNEILASL
- the yidA gene encoding sugar-phosphatase; protein product: MSIKLVAIDIDGTLLNSAGQLTTGVKAALQSAKKKGVRIVLCTGRPLPGVKEYLNTLDLLSADDYVITYNGSLVQNVATQHTVFSASLTKNDYLKVNYMAQKLGLHFHVSGVDAIFTANRDISPYTVHESTLVHMPIKYRTSDEMVKNEYDMIKMMMIDEPEILDHAITQLPLDFKEQYNIVKSAPFYLEILHKGANKGIALAKLAEHLNIQQAEVMAIGDNENDMAMLEYAGVGVAMQNAVDKTKAVADYITTASNDEDGVKEAIEKFS
- a CDS encoding DUF1934 domain-containing protein, giving the protein MDLKNGVPVSIHLKTKVKQHEEIQEFTFDLPGQLVTIGDKLYIRYQEVQESGEEIPVIIKIMPDGTVQLTRSGEMRLRLKFDYKKKLETSYTTPYGVMYFGTFTRNLHVSLKDRPMSGTIFIDYDLYMADERVGEYQISLDFTA
- the gloA gene encoding lactoylglutathione lyase; translated protein: MKMAHTCVRVKDLEASLAFYKGAFGFVEKSRRNFPENKFTLVYLSLPGDDYELELTYNYDHAAYDLGDGYGHIAIAVSDLEALHEKQKNDNYNVTDLKGLPGTAPSYYFVVDPDGYKIEVIREK
- a CDS encoding ABC transporter ATP-binding protein; its protein translation is MLKRFFSYYRPYKKLFILDFSCAVLAGLLELAFPVAVNEVIDKIMPQKEFRIILLACLTLFLFYILNTILQYIVVFFGHKLGVNIETDMRRELFAHLQSQPYAYYDNQKTGKLISRLTTDLFEISEVAHHGPEDIFITIMTLAGSFLLMLHTHVKLAIATFALLPLITIALVFFNKKMTKVNTRIYENLGEFNAGVEASVSGIRVTQSFGNEDFEAARFGGLSEAYRQSKILFYRVMAVSSAYNYLLIRLINLFTLIFGSYYVIQGQLTNGQFVGFILLANVFVRPIEKVNTMIESYPKGIAGFKRLTEELDKKPSIVDSKNARVVKDLKGDILYQDVSFSYAEAGKVLDHINLTIKPGETVAFVGQSGSGKTTLCNLLPRFYDVTEGAVKIDGIDVRDMTLSSLRSQIGIVQQDVFLFPGSIKENIAYGRLDASDKEIMTAAKLAHLDSVLAQMPEGIETQIGERGVKLSGGQKQRVAIARMFLKNPPILILDEATSALDTETEQVIQESLNSLSKGRTTLIIAHRLASIKHATRIVVVSPAGILQQGSHEELMAKGGAYRALYEAQFRK